A section of the Ciceribacter thiooxidans genome encodes:
- a CDS encoding P1 family peptidase — MTGALENLLTDIEGVSVGHSTDLELGSGVTVIVFDEPAVASGSVLGGAPGGRETGLLDPSMTVEVVDALVLSGGSAFGLDAAGGVQAGLREIGRGFPVGDVRVPIVPQAILMDLLNGGNKDWGIQSPYRDMGYTAFKAATKGVFALGTVGAGTGATTATLKGGLGSASAMTTGGHKVAAIVAVNAMGSATIGDGPFFWSAPFELDDEFGGIGLPANFSAPDTVLRAKGIDLTATTIGAVVTDAALTKAQAHRLSIMGQNGIGRAVLPAHLPADGDTVFAAATNARTLASSVDFMELCHLAALVMARAVARGVYEATSLPVEGAQLSWRDRFG; from the coding sequence ATGACAGGCGCCCTCGAAAACCTGCTCACCGACATCGAAGGCGTTTCCGTCGGCCATTCGACGGACCTGGAGCTCGGCTCCGGCGTCACCGTAATCGTCTTCGACGAGCCGGCAGTGGCCTCCGGCAGCGTACTCGGCGGTGCGCCCGGCGGACGCGAGACGGGCCTCCTCGACCCCTCGATGACGGTGGAGGTGGTCGATGCATTGGTTCTCTCCGGCGGATCGGCTTTCGGGCTCGACGCAGCAGGCGGCGTGCAGGCGGGTCTGCGTGAAATCGGGCGCGGCTTTCCCGTCGGCGACGTGCGCGTACCGATCGTGCCGCAAGCGATCCTCATGGATCTCCTGAACGGCGGCAACAAGGATTGGGGCATCCAGTCGCCCTATCGCGACATGGGCTATACCGCCTTCAAGGCAGCCACCAAGGGCGTCTTCGCCCTCGGCACCGTCGGCGCCGGCACCGGCGCGACGACGGCGACGCTCAAGGGAGGCCTCGGTTCGGCGAGCGCCATGACCACCGGCGGCCACAAGGTGGCGGCGATCGTCGCCGTCAACGCCATGGGGTCCGCGACCATCGGCGACGGACCCTTTTTCTGGTCCGCCCCATTCGAGCTGGACGACGAATTCGGCGGCATCGGCTTGCCGGCCAATTTCTCCGCGCCCGACACCGTGCTGCGGGCGAAGGGGATCGATCTCACCGCAACGACCATCGGCGCGGTCGTCACCGATGCAGCGCTCACCAAGGCGCAGGCGCACCGGCTGTCGATCATGGGCCAGAACGGCATCGGCCGCGCCGTCCTGCCGGCGCATCTGCCGGCAGACGGCGATACCGTTTTTGCGGCCGCGACCAATGCGCGGACGCTCGCAAGCTCGGTTGATTTCATGGAGCTCTGCCATCTCGCGGCCCTGGTCATGGCCCGAGCGGTCG
- a CDS encoding HlyD family secretion protein encodes MKKTAKFVAALAALLVVVGAAGYAYLQWTQRDALPAGIAAGNGRIEATEIDIATKFAGKLASVEVAEGDYVTKGQMLARIDTAQVEAQLRAAEAQIKEAEQARDSANFGLSQRQSELALAEKDLERQLVLLGKGFVSDQRVDSQRLVRDSARAALSAAESGLRSAEAAIESATAARDQITDMLSNATLLAPKDGRVLYRLAEPGEVLGAGGKVLTLLDLSDVYMTIFLPSADAARTAIGAEGRILLDVLPDRAVPGTVSFVSPQAQYTPKQVETRSERDRLMFRVKISAPKSLVAQYLQQVKTGVTGVGYVKLDPAVVWPTWLESDLTTGVATDAKP; translated from the coding sequence GTGAAGAAGACTGCAAAGTTTGTCGCGGCTCTCGCCGCTCTGCTGGTCGTCGTCGGTGCGGCGGGCTATGCCTATCTCCAGTGGACTCAGCGCGATGCCCTGCCGGCGGGGATTGCCGCGGGCAATGGCCGGATCGAGGCGACGGAAATCGACATCGCCACCAAATTTGCCGGAAAACTGGCGTCCGTCGAGGTGGCGGAGGGTGATTACGTCACCAAGGGGCAGATGCTCGCCCGCATCGATACCGCCCAGGTTGAGGCGCAGCTGCGTGCTGCCGAGGCGCAGATCAAGGAGGCCGAACAGGCCCGCGATTCCGCCAATTTTGGCCTATCGCAGCGCCAGAGCGAGCTTGCCCTCGCCGAGAAAGATCTCGAACGCCAGCTCGTGCTGCTTGGCAAGGGGTTCGTCTCCGACCAGCGGGTGGATTCGCAGCGGCTCGTCAGGGACAGTGCCCGCGCAGCGCTTTCTGCTGCCGAAAGCGGCCTGCGCAGCGCCGAGGCGGCGATCGAAAGCGCCACTGCCGCACGTGACCAGATCACCGACATGCTGAGCAACGCAACGCTCTTGGCACCGAAGGACGGCCGGGTGCTCTATCGGCTCGCCGAGCCGGGCGAGGTTCTCGGCGCGGGCGGCAAGGTGTTGACCCTGCTCGATCTCTCCGACGTCTATATGACGATCTTCCTGCCGTCGGCGGATGCGGCCCGCACGGCGATCGGCGCCGAGGGGCGTATCCTGCTCGATGTCCTGCCCGACCGGGCGGTGCCGGGCACGGTTTCCTTCGTGTCGCCACAGGCCCAGTACACGCCGAAGCAGGTCGAGACCCGCAGCGAGCGCGACCGCCTGATGTTCCGCGTCAAGATCAGCGCACCGAAGTCGCTGGTGGCGCAGTATCTGCAGCAGGTGAAGACGGGCGTCACCGGCGTCGGGTATGTGAAGCTCGATCCCGCGGTCGTATGGCCGACCTGGCTGGAGTCCGACCTGACCACAGGCGTCGCGACCGATGCCAAACCCTGA